A portion of the Meriones unguiculatus strain TT.TT164.6M chromosome 11, Bangor_MerUng_6.1, whole genome shotgun sequence genome contains these proteins:
- the Med11 gene encoding mediator of RNA polymerase II transcription subunit 11, which produces MATYSLANERLRALEDIEREIGAILQNAGTAILELSKEKTNERLLDRQAAAFTASVQHVEAELSAQIRYLTQVATGQPHEGSSYSSRKDCQMALKRVDYARLKIGDVARTCEQMLEN; this is translated from the exons ATGGCTACCTACAGCCTGGCGAACGAGCGGCTGCGCGCCCTGGAGGACATCGAGCGCGAAATCGGCGCCATCCTCCAGAATGCAG GAACGGCGATCCTGGAGCTGTCCAAGGAGAAAACCAACGAGCGCCTGCTGGACCGGCAGGCGGCAGCCTTCACCGCCTCTGTGCAGCACGTGGAGGCGGAGCTGTCGGCGCAGATCCGCTACCTCACCCAG GTGGCCACAGGGCAGCCCCATGAGGGCTCCAGCTACTCCTCCAGGAAGGACTGTCAAATGGCTCTGAAGCGAGTAGATTATGCCCGCCTCAAGATCGGTGATGTGGCGCGAACCTGTGAGCAGATGCTGGAGAACTGA
- the Cxcl16 gene encoding C-X-C motif chemokine 16, whose amino-acid sequence MRPGAGPRPRLLLLLLLAQQALPGGGNRGSVAGSCLCDVRFPSGRQMQPAALAQIRRKLESLTRCPFFIRFQLQSGTRVCGGSREPWVRDLVSCLERHECGNGGGKSSHHREHSPHASTRVPEATEGLPPDTSTPAQTQRTQQGPPPSGAPSLTSSPTTHHPETTTVTSAYALEAASEAKAKEKQQDKQQEKPASVTGTAALVPVLSLLAIVFLLTAALLYVLCKRRVTRQRPADGQLHYEPVNQAPRA is encoded by the exons ATGAGGCCGGGCGCGGGACCCCGGCCccggctgctgctgctcctcctgctggcGCAGCAGGCCCTGCCAG GTGGCGGCAACCGAGGCAGCGTCGCTGGAAGCTGTCTCTGTGATGTGAGATTTCCCTCCGGGAGACAGATGCAGCCAGCTGCCTTGGCTCAAATCCGAAGGAAGCTGGAGTCGCTCACTCGCTGCCCGTTCTTCATCAG GTTTCAGTTGCAGTCTGGGACTCGAGTGTGCGGGGGAAGCCGCGAGCCGTGGGTCCGTGACCTGGTGAGCTGCCTGGAGCGCCATG AGTGTGGAAATGGTGGAGGAAAGAGCTCCCACCACCGGGAGCACTCGCCTCACGCCAGCACCCGGGTCCCCGAGGCCACAGAGGGGCTACCTCCAGACACGAGCACCCCTGCACAGACTCAGCGGACCCAGCAGGGCCCCCCTCCCTCTGGGGCACCGTCCTTGACCAGCTCCCCCACCACCCACCACCCTGAGACCACCACTGTCACGTCAGCTTATGCTCTGGAAGCCGCATCCGAGGCTAAGGCAAAGGAGAAACAGCAGGACAAACAGCAAGAAAAACCCGCATCTGTCACCGGCACAGCAGCCTTGGTCCCCGTGCTCTCCCTCCTGGCCATCGTCTTCCTCCTCACGGCAGCCTTGCTCTATGTGCTGTGCAAGAGGAGAGTGACACGGCAGAGGCCTGCAG ACGGGCAGCTCCACTATGAACCTGTAAACCAAGCCCCCCGTGCCTGA
- the Arrb2 gene encoding beta-arrestin-2 isoform X1 — translation MGEKPGTRVFKKSSPNCKLTVYLGKRDFVDHLDRVDPVDGVVLVDPDYLKDRKVFVTLTCAFRYGREDLDVLGLSFRKDLFAATYQAFPPMPNPPRPPTRLQERLLRKLGRHAHPFFFTIPQNLPCSVTLQPGPEDTGKACGVDFEIRAFCAKSLEEKSHKRNSVRLIIRKVQFAPETPGPQPSAETTRHFLMSDRRSLHLEASLDKELYYHGEPLSVNVHVTNNSAKTVKKIRVSVRQYADICLFSTAQYKCPVAQLEQDDQVSPSSTFCKVYTVTPLLSDNQEKRGLALDGQLKHEDTNLASSTIVKEGATKEVLGILVSYRVKVKLVVSRGGDVSVELPFVLMHPKPHDHITLPRPQSVPVHPPPLCPSAPRETDVPVDTNLIEFDTNYATDDDIVFEDFARLRLKGMKDEDCDEQFC, via the exons GGTCTTCAAGAAGTCAAGCCCTAACTGCAAG CTCACCGTGTACCTGGGCAAGCGCGACTTCGTGGATCACCTGGACAGAGTGGATCCCGTGG ATGGCGTGGTGCTCGTGGACCCTGACTACCTGAAGGACCGCAAAG TGTTTGTGACCCTCACCTGCGCCTTCCGCTATGGCCGGGAGGACCTGGACGTGCTGGGCCTGTCTTTCCGCAAAGATCTGTTCGCCGCCACCTACCAGGCCTTTCCCCCCATGCCCAACCCGCCCCGGCCCCCCACCCGCCTGCAGGAGCGGCTGCTCAGGAAGCTGGGCCGGCACGCCCACCCCTTCTTTTTTACG ATACCCCAGAACCTGCCCTGCTCTGTCACGCTGCAGCCGGGTCCGGAGGACACGGGGAAG gcCTGTGGAGTAGATTTTGAGATTCGAGCCTTCTGTGCCAAATCACTAGAAGAAAAAAGCCACAAAAG GAACTCTGTGCGCCTCATCATCAGAAAGGTCCAGTTTGCTCCAGAGACGCCCGGCCCCCAGCCCTCCGCTGAGACCACGCGCCACTTCCTCATGTCCGACCGGAGGTCCCTGCACCTAGAGGCGTCCCTGGACAAAGAG CTGTACTACCACGGGGAGCCCCTCAGTGTCAACGTCCATGTCACCAACAATTCCGCCAAGACCGTCAAGAAGATCAGAGTCTCTG TGAGACAGTACGCTGACATCTGCCTCTTCAGCACCGCACAGTACAAGTGCCCTGTGGCTCAGCTTGAACAAGA TGACCAGGTGTCCCCCAGCTCCACGTTCTGCAAGGTGTACACTGTCACCCCGCTGCTCAGTGACAACCAGGAGAAGAGAGGCCTGGCCCTGGATGGCCAGCTCAAGCACGAAGACACCAACCTGGCCTCCAGCACCAT CGTGAAGGAGGGGGCCACCAAGGAGGTGCTGGGCATCCTGGTGTCCTACAGGGTCAAGGTGAAGCTGGTGGTGTCCAGAGGCGG GGATGTCTCCGTGGAGCTGCCTTTTGTCCTCATGCACCCCAAGCCCCACGACCACATCACCCTTCCCAGGCCCCAGTCAG TGCCTGTCCACCCACCCCCGCTCTGCCCTTCAGCGCCCCGGGAAACAGATGTCCCTGTGGATACCAACCTCATCGAATTCGACACCAA cTATGCCACAGACGACGACATCGTGTTTGAGGACTTTGCCCGGCTTCGGCTGAAGGGGATGAAGGATGAGGACTGTGACGAGCAGTTTTGCTAG
- the Arrb2 gene encoding beta-arrestin-2 isoform X3: MPNPPRPPTRLQERLLRKLGRHAHPFFFTIPQNLPCSVTLQPGPEDTGKACGVDFEIRAFCAKSLEEKSHKRNSVRLIIRKVQFAPETPGPQPSAETTRHFLMSDRRSLHLEASLDKELYYHGEPLSVNVHVTNNSAKTVKKIRVSVRQYADICLFSTAQYKCPVAQLEQDDQVSPSSTFCKVYTVTPLLSDNQEKRGLALDGQLKHEDTNLASSTIVKEGATKEVLGILVSYRVKVKLVVSRGGDVSVELPFVLMHPKPHDHITLPRPQSVPVHPPPLCPSAPRETDVPVDTNLIEFDTNYATDDDIVFEDFARLRLKGMKDEDCDEQFC, from the exons ATGCCCAACCCGCCCCGGCCCCCCACCCGCCTGCAGGAGCGGCTGCTCAGGAAGCTGGGCCGGCACGCCCACCCCTTCTTTTTTACG ATACCCCAGAACCTGCCCTGCTCTGTCACGCTGCAGCCGGGTCCGGAGGACACGGGGAAG gcCTGTGGAGTAGATTTTGAGATTCGAGCCTTCTGTGCCAAATCACTAGAAGAAAAAAGCCACAAAAG GAACTCTGTGCGCCTCATCATCAGAAAGGTCCAGTTTGCTCCAGAGACGCCCGGCCCCCAGCCCTCCGCTGAGACCACGCGCCACTTCCTCATGTCCGACCGGAGGTCCCTGCACCTAGAGGCGTCCCTGGACAAAGAG CTGTACTACCACGGGGAGCCCCTCAGTGTCAACGTCCATGTCACCAACAATTCCGCCAAGACCGTCAAGAAGATCAGAGTCTCTG TGAGACAGTACGCTGACATCTGCCTCTTCAGCACCGCACAGTACAAGTGCCCTGTGGCTCAGCTTGAACAAGA TGACCAGGTGTCCCCCAGCTCCACGTTCTGCAAGGTGTACACTGTCACCCCGCTGCTCAGTGACAACCAGGAGAAGAGAGGCCTGGCCCTGGATGGCCAGCTCAAGCACGAAGACACCAACCTGGCCTCCAGCACCAT CGTGAAGGAGGGGGCCACCAAGGAGGTGCTGGGCATCCTGGTGTCCTACAGGGTCAAGGTGAAGCTGGTGGTGTCCAGAGGCGG GGATGTCTCCGTGGAGCTGCCTTTTGTCCTCATGCACCCCAAGCCCCACGACCACATCACCCTTCCCAGGCCCCAGTCAG TGCCTGTCCACCCACCCCCGCTCTGCCCTTCAGCGCCCCGGGAAACAGATGTCCCTGTGGATACCAACCTCATCGAATTCGACACCAA cTATGCCACAGACGACGACATCGTGTTTGAGGACTTTGCCCGGCTTCGGCTGAAGGGGATGAAGGATGAGGACTGTGACGAGCAGTTTTGCTAG
- the Arrb2 gene encoding beta-arrestin-2 isoform X2, which yields MGEKPGTRVFKKSSPNCKLTVYLGKRDFVDHLDRVDPVDGVVLVDPDYLKDRKVFVTLTCAFRYGREDLDVLGLSFRKDLFAATYQAFPPMPNPPRPPTRLQERLLRKLGRHAHPFFFTIPQNLPCSVTLQPGPEDTGKACGVDFEIRAFCAKSLEEKSHKRNSVRLIIRKVQFAPETPGPQPSAETTRHFLMSDRRSLHLEASLDKELYYHGEPLSVNVHVTNNSAKTVKKIRVSVRQYADICLFSTAQYKCPVAQLEQDDQVSPSSTFCKVYTVTPLLSDNQEKRGLALDGQLKHEDTNLASSTIVKEGATKEVLGILVSYRVKVKLVVSRGGDVSVELPFVLMHPKPHDHITLPRPQSAPRETDVPVDTNLIEFDTNYATDDDIVFEDFARLRLKGMKDEDCDEQFC from the exons GGTCTTCAAGAAGTCAAGCCCTAACTGCAAG CTCACCGTGTACCTGGGCAAGCGCGACTTCGTGGATCACCTGGACAGAGTGGATCCCGTGG ATGGCGTGGTGCTCGTGGACCCTGACTACCTGAAGGACCGCAAAG TGTTTGTGACCCTCACCTGCGCCTTCCGCTATGGCCGGGAGGACCTGGACGTGCTGGGCCTGTCTTTCCGCAAAGATCTGTTCGCCGCCACCTACCAGGCCTTTCCCCCCATGCCCAACCCGCCCCGGCCCCCCACCCGCCTGCAGGAGCGGCTGCTCAGGAAGCTGGGCCGGCACGCCCACCCCTTCTTTTTTACG ATACCCCAGAACCTGCCCTGCTCTGTCACGCTGCAGCCGGGTCCGGAGGACACGGGGAAG gcCTGTGGAGTAGATTTTGAGATTCGAGCCTTCTGTGCCAAATCACTAGAAGAAAAAAGCCACAAAAG GAACTCTGTGCGCCTCATCATCAGAAAGGTCCAGTTTGCTCCAGAGACGCCCGGCCCCCAGCCCTCCGCTGAGACCACGCGCCACTTCCTCATGTCCGACCGGAGGTCCCTGCACCTAGAGGCGTCCCTGGACAAAGAG CTGTACTACCACGGGGAGCCCCTCAGTGTCAACGTCCATGTCACCAACAATTCCGCCAAGACCGTCAAGAAGATCAGAGTCTCTG TGAGACAGTACGCTGACATCTGCCTCTTCAGCACCGCACAGTACAAGTGCCCTGTGGCTCAGCTTGAACAAGA TGACCAGGTGTCCCCCAGCTCCACGTTCTGCAAGGTGTACACTGTCACCCCGCTGCTCAGTGACAACCAGGAGAAGAGAGGCCTGGCCCTGGATGGCCAGCTCAAGCACGAAGACACCAACCTGGCCTCCAGCACCAT CGTGAAGGAGGGGGCCACCAAGGAGGTGCTGGGCATCCTGGTGTCCTACAGGGTCAAGGTGAAGCTGGTGGTGTCCAGAGGCGG GGATGTCTCCGTGGAGCTGCCTTTTGTCCTCATGCACCCCAAGCCCCACGACCACATCACCCTTCCCAGGCCCCAGTCAG CGCCCCGGGAAACAGATGTCCCTGTGGATACCAACCTCATCGAATTCGACACCAA cTATGCCACAGACGACGACATCGTGTTTGAGGACTTTGCCCGGCTTCGGCTGAAGGGGATGAAGGATGAGGACTGTGACGAGCAGTTTTGCTAG